The following coding sequences are from one Longimicrobiales bacterium window:
- a CDS encoding DUF305 domain-containing protein, whose translation MLSNRKHLVVAILLSPLGAGACASSGGTPEPSSSAAPDSTLARLEALYHARADSALMEVNEADVAFMTGMIHHHSQALVMSALAPTNGASEAVLRLTSRITNAQTDEISVMRRWLTDRGRPAPEIGQGSLMMITGADHSMYMPGMLSQQQLGDLAVAQGTEYDRLFLTYMIQHHNGAVEMVHDLFASDGAAQDEFVFKLASDIQVDQTTEVARMQQMLDAIRNDPNS comes from the coding sequence ATGCTAAGTAATCGGAAACACCTGGTCGTCGCGATACTGCTCAGCCCGCTGGGAGCAGGGGCCTGCGCTAGTAGCGGCGGAACGCCGGAGCCATCGAGTTCGGCCGCGCCGGACTCCACCCTCGCTCGCCTGGAAGCTCTCTACCACGCCCGGGCAGACAGTGCGTTGATGGAGGTCAACGAGGCGGATGTGGCGTTCATGACCGGAATGATCCACCACCATTCTCAAGCGTTGGTGATGTCCGCGCTCGCTCCGACCAATGGGGCAAGTGAAGCTGTGCTGCGACTGACCTCCCGGATCACCAATGCGCAGACCGACGAGATCAGCGTGATGCGACGCTGGCTCACCGACCGTGGGCGCCCCGCCCCAGAAATCGGCCAGGGTAGCCTCATGATGATCACGGGTGCCGACCACAGTATGTACATGCCGGGAATGCTCTCGCAGCAGCAGCTTGGCGATCTGGCGGTCGCTCAGGGCACGGAGTACGACCGTCTTTTTCTCACCTACATGATCCAGCACCACAACGGCGCAGTCGAGATGGTCCACGATCTTTTCGCCAGCGATGGCGCCGCCCAGGACGAGTTCGTCTTCAAGCTCGCCTCTGACATTCAGGTCGATCAAACGACGGAGGTGGCCCGCATGCAGCAGATGCTGGACGCCATCCGCAACGATCCCAACAGCTGA
- the speA gene encoding biosynthetic arginine decarboxylase, whose product MGTTDGPLLAMSSMDDWSPADSAELYRVEHWGQPYFGVSSHGTVEVYPTGDPAVAIDLHDVVEGLLARDLHPPVVIRFPDILKHRMQMIRSAFDEAISENGYSGRYQGVYPIKVNQQRHLCEDVRTLASEFDFGIEVGSKPELIAGLGLTAGLSDMPLVCNGFKDAEFIETVVLASKMGRNVIPVVEQAKELRMITELAAAHGVRPKIAMRARLTTSGIGRWASSAGIRGKFGLTISEMLDAVDHLRRVEMLDGLYMLHCHIGSQIFDIHTVKDAVREIAHLYVQLVGLGAPIKALNLGGGMGVDYDGSQTATASSVNYTVEQYAADVVHRIQTICDEAGIAHPDIVTESGRALVAHSSLLVFDVLGARRYPDKPDHDRLARALAEESPPQPLLDLLAAYKRLEDEALEVHDLAEIFADAEHAFEESKSLFSLGHMDILARAAAEGLYWATGHAVVRRLGDDLPEDLAGLSALLGDVYFANVSVFQSLLDSWGIEQLFPIMPIHHLDEEPTRRATLADITCDSDGRIDRFAGADGPVGLLPLHPLSAPDGTHEPYYLGVFLTGAYQEALGDLHNLLGDPHVVHVGLGSEGRWQVDAVVDGDTVGEVLEYVQYDTPALRKTLLRDVEGAVEQGTLSGAEGTVLRRFFDQAVEGYSYLE is encoded by the coding sequence GTGGGGACAACTGACGGTCCCCTCCTCGCCATGAGCTCGATGGACGACTGGTCGCCTGCTGACTCCGCCGAGCTCTACCGCGTAGAACATTGGGGGCAGCCGTATTTTGGAGTCTCGTCTCACGGCACCGTGGAGGTGTATCCGACGGGCGATCCCGCCGTTGCCATCGACCTTCACGATGTAGTCGAGGGACTCCTGGCTCGGGACCTGCACCCGCCCGTCGTCATCCGTTTCCCGGATATTCTGAAGCACCGCATGCAGATGATCCGTTCGGCCTTCGATGAAGCGATCAGTGAGAATGGTTACTCGGGACGCTATCAGGGGGTCTATCCGATCAAGGTCAACCAGCAGCGCCATCTCTGCGAAGACGTTCGCACCCTCGCGTCGGAGTTCGATTTCGGGATCGAAGTAGGGTCGAAGCCAGAGCTGATCGCAGGCTTGGGCCTGACCGCGGGCCTGAGCGATATGCCCCTCGTCTGCAACGGCTTCAAGGACGCTGAGTTTATCGAGACGGTGGTTCTCGCGTCGAAGATGGGTCGAAACGTGATTCCGGTCGTTGAGCAGGCGAAGGAACTCAGGATGATCACGGAGCTTGCCGCTGCTCACGGAGTGCGACCGAAGATTGCGATGCGGGCGCGGCTCACGACGAGCGGGATCGGTCGCTGGGCTTCCTCAGCAGGCATTCGTGGGAAGTTCGGACTCACGATCTCCGAGATGCTCGATGCGGTCGACCATTTGCGACGCGTCGAGATGCTCGATGGCCTGTACATGCTCCATTGCCATATCGGGTCCCAGATCTTCGACATCCACACGGTGAAGGATGCGGTCCGGGAGATCGCCCATCTCTACGTGCAACTCGTCGGCCTCGGTGCGCCCATCAAGGCGCTCAACCTCGGCGGAGGGATGGGCGTCGACTACGACGGTTCTCAAACGGCCACTGCGTCGTCCGTGAACTACACCGTCGAACAGTATGCTGCCGATGTAGTGCACCGAATTCAGACGATCTGTGACGAGGCTGGCATCGCGCATCCGGACATCGTCACCGAGTCGGGGCGGGCCCTGGTCGCGCACTCGAGCCTTTTGGTTTTCGATGTGCTGGGCGCGCGAAGGTATCCGGACAAACCCGATCATGATCGACTCGCCCGGGCGCTCGCCGAGGAGAGCCCGCCCCAACCGCTGCTCGACCTCCTCGCCGCGTACAAGCGCCTTGAGGACGAAGCGCTCGAGGTGCACGATCTCGCGGAGATCTTTGCGGACGCCGAACACGCGTTCGAGGAATCGAAGAGCCTGTTCTCGCTTGGCCACATGGACATCCTCGCGCGCGCGGCTGCGGAGGGACTCTACTGGGCCACCGGTCACGCAGTCGTGCGCAGACTCGGTGACGACCTGCCTGAAGATCTGGCGGGGCTCTCGGCCCTGCTGGGCGATGTCTACTTCGCGAACGTGAGCGTCTTTCAGTCACTGCTCGATTCGTGGGGCATCGAACAGCTGTTCCCGATCATGCCGATTCACCACCTCGATGAGGAGCCGACACGGAGGGCTACGCTAGCAGATATCACGTGTGACTCGGACGGCCGCATTGATCGATTCGCTGGCGCCGATGGGCCGGTGGGCCTCCTTCCGCTCCATCCCTTGAGCGCTCCGGACGGCACGCACGAGCCCTACTATCTCGGGGTCTTCCTGACCGGTGCGTACCAGGAAGCACTGGGGGATCTTCACAACCTGCTCGGCGACCCCCACGTGGTGCACGTCGGACTCGGGTCGGAGGGCCGATGGCAAGTCGATGCCGTCGTCGACGGAGACACGGTGGGCGAGGTCCTCGAGTACGTGCAGTACGACACCCCTGCACTTCGCAAAACGTTGTTGCGGGATGTCGAAGGTGCCGTAGAGCAGGGAACCCTGAGCGGCGCCGAAGGAACTGTGCTTCGACGATTCTTTGATCAGGCTGTCGAGGGATACTCCTACCTCGAGTAG
- a CDS encoding cupin domain-containing protein, whose product MKRAVQLTALLLGLGFGLLVGRAEAQVLNMPLPPLPDNQEMLVVEVNLAPSQESPPHRHNAHVFVYVLKGRINMQVAGGEVVNLGPGEMFYEDPASVHMVSQNASHTETAKFLVHIIKTVGEPVSVPAGGDN is encoded by the coding sequence ATGAAACGAGCCGTCCAGCTTACCGCTCTTCTGCTCGGCCTCGGTTTCGGCCTACTGGTCGGACGGGCCGAAGCTCAGGTGCTGAACATGCCGTTACCGCCGCTTCCAGATAACCAGGAGATGCTGGTTGTAGAGGTGAACTTGGCTCCGAGTCAGGAGTCGCCACCGCACCGGCACAACGCGCATGTCTTCGTCTACGTGCTCAAGGGCCGCATCAACATGCAGGTGGCGGGGGGAGAAGTCGTCAACCTGGGCCCCGGCGAGATGTTCTATGAAGACCCGGCCAGTGTACACATGGTGTCTCAGAACGCCAGCCACACGGAGACGGCAAAGTTCCTGGTGCATATCATCAAGACGGTGGGGGAGCCGGTGAGTGTACCCGCAGGTGGGGACAACTGA
- a CDS encoding SDR family oxidoreductase, which yields MHIDLTGKTVLVTGASRGIGRGLAEGLAGAGASVAVHYGQSQATADELVASLGNGSRAFQADLADPQACQRLFADIVEAYGRVDAVVNNAGIALSIPFDGVGEEWLDAWNRTMAVNLRAVDILSRLAVGHFEEHGGGRLINVASRAAFRGDNADSLAYAASKGGVVALTRSIARAFGKSGVSAFVIAPGWVRTDMAEGHLEAHGEEGVVNDLALDRLTEPADLAPLIVLLASGLADHATGGTFDVNAGSYVH from the coding sequence ATGCACATCGATCTGACAGGGAAGACCGTACTCGTTACAGGAGCCAGCCGGGGCATTGGCAGGGGCTTGGCTGAGGGCCTCGCGGGCGCGGGGGCCAGTGTCGCCGTTCACTACGGGCAAAGCCAGGCGACAGCCGACGAACTCGTGGCTTCACTTGGGAATGGATCGAGAGCCTTCCAGGCGGACCTCGCGGATCCACAAGCTTGTCAGCGCCTGTTCGCGGACATCGTCGAGGCCTATGGGCGAGTCGACGCGGTGGTCAACAACGCAGGTATCGCGCTGAGCATTCCGTTCGATGGCGTTGGCGAGGAATGGCTGGACGCGTGGAACCGGACGATGGCGGTGAACCTGAGAGCGGTCGACATCTTGAGCCGTCTCGCTGTCGGGCACTTCGAAGAGCATGGCGGAGGTCGCCTTATCAACGTTGCATCTCGTGCGGCGTTCCGGGGCGACAATGCGGACTCACTCGCCTACGCTGCATCGAAGGGCGGTGTCGTGGCCCTGACGCGGAGCATCGCACGCGCATTTGGAAAATCAGGTGTGAGCGCCTTCGTGATCGCCCCTGGCTGGGTGCGGACTGATATGGCGGAGGGTCATCTGGAGGCGCACGGTGAAGAGGGCGTCGTGAATGACCTGGCGCTGGACCGGCTTACGGAGCCAGCCGACCTGGCTCCCCTGATCGTGCTGCTCGCGAGCGGACTCGCCGACCACGCCACGGGTGGGACGTTTGATGTGAATGCGGGCAGCTACGTGCACTAG